One part of the Desulfonema ishimotonii genome encodes these proteins:
- a CDS encoding IclR family transcriptional regulator yields the protein MKQKQNNLNSVEKALRILLAFQPEHPIWGVRELAAHLDFSPATVQRILQTLKNNGFVDQDEQTRHYCLGNVYYKFLDTLQTNHPVTRAALPYMQQILSATQETVHLNIIQGKQRVCIDNIESPQDLKATMPLGNRSPLYAGASSKCLLAFSTPEFAENYLRDFDIIPMTDRTITDPAALRPELAQIRKQGYAESLGERIIGLGSLSAPVLDHRGLILAAISLALPEIRYKDRHHRKNCLSELCRAARSLSERMGYSDAAPPAPQN from the coding sequence ATGAAACAAAAACAAAACAACCTCAATTCAGTCGAAAAGGCCCTCAGAATCCTGCTTGCGTTTCAGCCGGAACATCCGATCTGGGGCGTCCGGGAGCTGGCGGCGCATCTGGATTTCAGCCCGGCAACCGTCCAGCGCATACTTCAGACCCTCAAAAACAACGGATTTGTGGATCAGGATGAGCAGACCCGGCATTACTGTCTGGGAAATGTTTATTATAAATTTCTGGACACCCTGCAAACCAACCACCCCGTCACCCGTGCGGCCCTGCCGTATATGCAGCAGATTCTGTCGGCGACCCAGGAGACCGTTCACCTCAATATCATCCAGGGGAAGCAGCGCGTCTGCATTGATAACATCGAATCGCCCCAGGATCTGAAAGCCACCATGCCCCTGGGCAACCGGTCTCCCCTTTATGCCGGGGCCTCGTCCAAATGCCTGCTGGCGTTTTCCACGCCGGAATTTGCTGAAAATTACCTTCGGGATTTTGATATTATCCCCATGACAGACCGGACCATCACCGACCCGGCAGCACTCCGGCCGGAGCTGGCACAGATCCGGAAACAGGGATACGCTGAAAGTCTGGGGGAGCGGATTATCGGGCTGGGTTCGCTGAGCGCGCCGGTTCTGGACCACAGGGGACTGATTCTGGCGGCCATCAGTCTGGCGCTGCCGGAAATACGGTATAAGGACAGACATCACCGTAAAAACTGCCTGAGTGAATTATGCCGGGCTGCCCGGTCGCTTTCGGAGCGGATGGGGTATTCAGATGCCGCACCACCGGCACCACAGAATTAG
- a CDS encoding NACHT domain-containing protein — MIAEWLAAWGVKSAVGFAFEKVLAPLAQDASKYWVRNFCGKVLTNVIEQPKKRELKKAAGLAIREFLVLFQQELEDADLSDDDLIMFEEPLKYYVQEKAVLEILGGPLQPEFEGLDVAELNSQWENLKTRPPGLPEDFDWQNIAKRYPRKVKAILRESEVLRNLLNALHQEESADSLRQIAGVSPDFDLQKYREGLLERYGNLNLESLDATGAYYELKLWGVFIAQTVRECREYLPRVYEMPKEVQARLKKTGEMPDDLSEQDLERFQKAYQEQPVRPVPEAIEDPQNKYMVVLGDPGSGKSTLLQYLALEWAREPLRERSLEPLPLLIELRTYARDCENGVCNDILSFCHTGNVCCRLNDLELKKQLDAGNVVALFDGLDEVFDPARREDVITAIHRFSNDYPNVRIMVTSRVIGYKPQKLKDAEFRHFMLQDLDEEQVEEFISKWHDLTFTEEWEKERKRDRLKRAIADSSAIRQLAGNPLLLTMMAILNRNQELPRDRAELYHQCSRLLLHQWDIERQLVDKELDYKAVDYKDKQAMLRRVAFFMQDSEKGLAGNLIYKDDLERILREYLKEMDVREPRKVARLLIEQLRVRNFILCHVGADWYAFVHRTFLEYFCAWEFVWRFEKERKLSFEKLRDEVYGAHWADEKWHEVLRLIAGMIEAGFVGRIIEYLMKQDGESEKFVNLFLAAECLGEVRNRNIIGDIDDSLKNKVKSLVQYSFTDFLLFFEICQKTVAAVSLCWEKEPDTLSWLKHLTTEDYDDVRYVAIQELVLSWKNVPAVYEILCNCALKDPFERLYGSGKMYIFEDNPRQTALEALTQHFPERPHTRDLLQDRAQNDPDEQVREYAAKALERLNQDSQDDEGVSG; from the coding sequence ATGATCGCTGAATGGCTGGCTGCGTGGGGCGTGAAGAGCGCTGTGGGGTTTGCGTTTGAAAAGGTTCTGGCCCCGCTGGCGCAGGATGCTTCCAAATACTGGGTGAGAAATTTTTGCGGCAAAGTGCTTACGAACGTGATTGAGCAGCCAAAAAAGCGGGAATTGAAGAAAGCTGCCGGGCTGGCGATCAGGGAATTTCTGGTGCTGTTTCAGCAGGAACTGGAAGACGCTGATCTGTCGGATGATGACCTGATCATGTTTGAGGAGCCGCTGAAATATTATGTTCAGGAAAAAGCCGTGCTGGAAATTCTGGGCGGACCGCTTCAGCCGGAATTTGAGGGGCTGGACGTGGCCGAACTCAATAGCCAGTGGGAAAATCTGAAAACCCGTCCGCCCGGCCTGCCTGAAGATTTTGACTGGCAGAATATCGCAAAACGCTATCCCAGAAAGGTGAAGGCGATTCTGCGGGAATCCGAGGTGCTGAGGAATCTCCTCAACGCGCTGCATCAGGAGGAAAGCGCGGATTCACTCCGGCAGATCGCGGGCGTTTCCCCGGATTTTGATTTGCAAAAATACCGGGAGGGACTGCTGGAGCGGTATGGCAACCTGAATCTGGAAAGCCTGGACGCCACGGGCGCTTATTACGAACTGAAGCTGTGGGGCGTTTTCATCGCCCAGACGGTGCGGGAGTGCCGGGAATATCTGCCGCGGGTGTATGAAATGCCCAAGGAGGTGCAGGCCCGGCTGAAGAAAACCGGGGAGATGCCCGACGATCTGTCCGAACAGGACTTGGAGCGCTTTCAGAAGGCGTATCAGGAACAGCCGGTGCGCCCGGTGCCGGAGGCGATTGAAGACCCGCAGAACAAATACATGGTGGTGCTGGGTGATCCGGGGTCGGGCAAGTCCACGCTGCTGCAATATCTGGCCTTGGAATGGGCGCGGGAGCCGCTGCGGGAGCGTTCCCTGGAGCCGCTGCCCCTGCTGATCGAACTGCGAACCTATGCCCGCGACTGCGAAAACGGCGTGTGCAATGATATTCTGAGCTTTTGTCACACCGGGAATGTCTGCTGCCGGCTGAATGACTTGGAACTGAAAAAGCAGTTGGACGCCGGGAATGTGGTGGCGCTCTTTGACGGGCTGGACGAGGTGTTTGACCCGGCCCGGCGAGAGGATGTGATCACCGCTATCCATCGGTTTTCCAATGACTATCCCAATGTGCGGATAATGGTCACGTCCCGCGTGATCGGGTATAAGCCGCAGAAACTGAAGGATGCGGAGTTTCGTCATTTCATGCTTCAGGATCTGGATGAAGAGCAGGTTGAGGAGTTTATCAGCAAATGGCATGATCTGACCTTTACGGAAGAATGGGAAAAGGAGCGGAAGCGGGACCGCCTGAAACGGGCCATTGCGGATTCATCCGCCATCAGACAGCTTGCCGGAAATCCTCTGCTGCTCACCATGATGGCGATCCTGAACCGGAATCAGGAACTGCCCAGGGACCGGGCCGAACTGTATCACCAGTGTTCGCGATTGTTGCTGCACCAGTGGGACATTGAGCGGCAACTTGTGGACAAAGAGCTGGATTACAAGGCCGTTGATTACAAAGACAAACAGGCCATGCTCCGCCGGGTGGCGTTTTTTATGCAGGACAGCGAAAAAGGGCTGGCCGGGAACCTGATTTACAAAGATGATCTGGAACGGATTCTGCGTGAGTACCTGAAAGAGATGGATGTGCGGGAACCCCGGAAGGTGGCCCGGCTGCTGATTGAGCAGTTGCGGGTGCGGAATTTCATTCTGTGCCATGTGGGCGCGGACTGGTACGCCTTTGTTCACAGGACGTTTCTGGAGTATTTTTGCGCGTGGGAATTTGTGTGGCGGTTTGAAAAGGAACGGAAGCTGTCGTTTGAGAAATTGCGGGATGAGGTGTACGGGGCGCATTGGGCTGATGAAAAATGGCATGAGGTATTGCGGCTGATTGCCGGAATGATTGAAGCGGGTTTTGTGGGGCGGATTATTGAGTATTTGATGAAACAGGATGGGGAGAGTGAAAAATTTGTCAATCTGTTTCTGGCGGCGGAGTGTTTGGGTGAAGTGCGGAATAGAAACATAATAGGTGATATTGATGACAGTCTGAAAAATAAGGTTAAATCACTTGTTCAATATAGCTTTACTGATTTTTTATTGTTTTTTGAAATTTGTCAAAAAACAGTTGCAGCAGTTTCTCTTTGCTGGGAAAAAGAACCCGATACACTTTCATGGCTTAAACATCTTACCACTGAAGATTATGATGACGTGCGTTATGTAGCGATACAGGAGTTAGTGTTGAGTTGGAAAAATGTCCCAGCTGTCTATGAAATTCTGTGCAATTGTGCGTTGAAAGATCCGTTTGAACGACTCTATGGCAGCGGCAAAATGTATATTTTTGAAGACAATCCCCGCCAAACCGCTCTGGAAGCCCTCACCCAACATTTCCCGGAGCGCCCGCATACCCGCGACCTCCTGCAAGACCGCGCCCAAAACGACCCGGATGAACAGGTGCGGGAATATGCAGCCAAAGCATTGGAAAGGCTGAATCAGGATAGTCAGGATGATGAAGGAGTTTCAGGATAA
- a CDS encoding SWIM zinc finger family protein, with translation MAKNTKKNDPMARLTWDDLTDWAGEKIVSRGESYQKSGNVRDLARTPDKGLVAWVRGTETYATQVEFEDGELFAYCTCPYWDTCKHAVAVVLEYLTRLKRNTDIPKASADDPRLEMLDNWEGGGADDDGEDDDLPDNMKAKLAAFLNQYDKDELVELLTGFLLRYPEVLIELKNKIDIKDGKTDKIIAELRYEIGEESEWSDYEDDFSDIPDYDRIKRRMEMLLEQGYADELLELGMQLLKSGSEVVEMMDDEGEICEKIIPCMEVVVKALPCSSLSEVEKMLWVVDAEQADEYDLCPDIGSFWETDHTPEDWELLADRLTARLKKMKPVKGDNGFSRSYRRDGLTSRIIEALNKAGKADAALELCKKEAELTLSYERLVSHFMEKKQWAEAEEWIFKGIKATREEMPGIAGNLRDSLMKIREQEGNQASITAFQADDFFKSPSLRTYKNLQEASEKAGVWSEVRPFARSYLETGKSPGKGWPLPAPEVDMKERGYGQTFPDFDTLIGMAMNEKRPDDVIRWYDQSRSSKKHMGWRGYDDDAIAEAVAEKYPDRAIDIWKKAAEAHIAQVNTGAYQSAAKYLRKIRETLVSQKREEEWTSYLTNIRETHRRKRKLLQILDRLEKRRIMDGL, from the coding sequence ATGGCAAAAAACACGAAAAAAAACGATCCGATGGCGCGGCTGACATGGGATGATCTCACGGACTGGGCCGGAGAAAAAATTGTATCCCGTGGCGAATCCTATCAGAAAAGCGGCAATGTCCGCGACCTGGCCCGGACACCGGACAAAGGGCTGGTGGCATGGGTCAGGGGCACGGAAACCTATGCCACGCAGGTCGAATTTGAAGACGGGGAATTGTTTGCCTATTGCACATGCCCTTACTGGGATACCTGCAAACACGCGGTGGCCGTGGTGCTTGAATATCTCACCCGCCTGAAGAGAAACACGGATATCCCCAAAGCGTCCGCAGATGACCCGCGCCTGGAAATGCTTGACAATTGGGAAGGCGGTGGGGCTGATGACGACGGAGAAGATGACGACCTGCCGGATAACATGAAAGCGAAATTGGCGGCTTTTCTGAATCAGTATGACAAGGATGAGCTGGTCGAACTCCTTACCGGTTTTCTGCTCCGCTATCCCGAAGTGCTCATCGAACTGAAGAACAAAATAGATATTAAAGACGGGAAAACGGATAAAATTATAGCGGAACTGCGGTATGAGATCGGTGAGGAGTCGGAGTGGTCAGATTACGAAGACGATTTTTCCGACATACCGGACTATGACCGCATAAAAAGACGGATGGAAATGCTGTTGGAACAGGGATATGCCGACGAGCTTCTCGAACTGGGGATGCAGCTCCTGAAAAGCGGGTCCGAGGTGGTGGAAATGATGGATGACGAAGGCGAAATTTGCGAAAAAATCATCCCCTGCATGGAGGTCGTGGTAAAAGCGCTTCCCTGTTCATCGCTCTCCGAGGTTGAAAAAATGCTCTGGGTCGTCGATGCGGAACAGGCGGACGAATATGATCTGTGCCCCGATATCGGCAGTTTCTGGGAAACGGATCACACTCCTGAAGACTGGGAACTGCTGGCCGACCGGCTCACAGCGCGTCTGAAAAAAATGAAGCCTGTGAAAGGTGACAATGGTTTTTCGCGAAGCTACAGGCGCGACGGGCTGACCAGTCGGATCATCGAAGCCCTCAACAAGGCGGGAAAAGCGGATGCGGCCCTTGAACTGTGTAAAAAAGAGGCCGAACTGACGCTAAGCTATGAGCGACTGGTCAGTCATTTCATGGAAAAGAAACAGTGGGCCGAAGCCGAGGAGTGGATTTTCAAAGGCATCAAAGCCACCCGCGAGGAAATGCCGGGCATTGCCGGAAACCTCCGGGACAGCCTCATGAAAATCCGGGAGCAGGAAGGGAATCAGGCCAGCATCACCGCGTTCCAGGCCGATGATTTCTTCAAAAGCCCCTCCCTGAGGACATATAAAAATTTACAGGAAGCGTCGGAAAAGGCAGGCGTCTGGTCCGAAGTCCGGCCCTTTGCCCGCAGTTATCTGGAAACCGGCAAATCTCCGGGAAAGGGCTGGCCCCTGCCCGCCCCGGAAGTTGATATGAAAGAGCGGGGGTATGGTCAGACGTTTCCAGACTTTGACACCCTCATCGGCATGGCCATGAACGAGAAGCGGCCCGATGACGTTATCCGGTGGTATGATCAGAGCCGGTCTTCCAAAAAACACATGGGATGGCGGGGGTACGATGATGACGCCATCGCAGAGGCCGTTGCGGAGAAATACCCGGATCGGGCGATTGATATCTGGAAGAAGGCAGCCGAGGCACATATCGCACAGGTGAACACAGGCGCGTATCAGTCAGCCGCCAAATATCTGCGCAAGATAAGAGAGACGCTGGTCAGCCAAAAACGGGAGGAGGAATGGACGTCCTATCTCACGAACATCCGGGAGACGCACCGTCGGAAACGGAAACTGCTTCAGATTCTGGACCGGCTGGAAAAGAGGCGGATTATGGACGGGCTGTAA
- the acd gene encoding glutaryl-CoA dehydrogenase Acd, with product MDFKLSKELQMLQKEVRNFVNKKIAPNADQWDAENYFPYKEAVRPMGELGFFGTVIPEEYGGEGMDEGWLAAMIVTEEIARGCSALRVQINMEVLGCAYTIFTYGSEELKKKYVAKLATAEYLGGFGITESDAGSDVMAMASTAEDKGDHWLLNGSKTWISNAAQADALIYYAYTDKSAGSKGLSAFVIEPKNFEGIKTSNLEKLGSHSSPTGELFLDNVKVPKENILGKPGDGAKIVFSSLNHTRLSAAAGGVGLAQACLDVATKYCTDRKQFGKSIGAFQMNQDMLAQMATEVEAARFLVYRAAVAKDEGRLNNGLDVAMAKYFSGETANKCANFAMRILGAYGYSTEYPVARYYRDVPTYYMVEGSANICKMIIATDQLGIRKANR from the coding sequence ATGGATTTTAAACTGTCCAAAGAACTTCAGATGTTGCAGAAAGAGGTCCGCAATTTCGTTAACAAAAAGATCGCGCCCAATGCGGACCAGTGGGATGCGGAAAATTATTTCCCCTATAAGGAAGCGGTCCGGCCCATGGGTGAGCTGGGCTTCTTCGGCACCGTCATTCCCGAAGAGTACGGCGGGGAAGGCATGGACGAAGGCTGGCTGGCCGCCATGATCGTAACTGAGGAGATCGCACGGGGCTGTAGCGCCCTCCGGGTTCAGATCAACATGGAAGTGCTGGGCTGCGCCTACACGATCTTCACCTATGGCAGCGAGGAGCTGAAGAAGAAATACGTGGCCAAACTGGCAACTGCCGAATATCTGGGCGGCTTCGGCATCACCGAGTCGGATGCGGGATCGGACGTGATGGCCATGGCCTCCACGGCAGAAGACAAGGGCGATCACTGGCTGCTCAACGGCTCCAAGACCTGGATCTCCAACGCGGCCCAGGCCGATGCCCTGATCTACTACGCCTACACCGACAAATCCGCCGGAAGCAAGGGCCTGTCCGCCTTTGTCATCGAACCGAAAAACTTTGAGGGCATCAAGACCTCCAACCTGGAAAAGCTGGGATCTCACAGCTCCCCCACGGGTGAACTCTTCCTGGATAACGTGAAAGTCCCCAAGGAGAACATTCTGGGGAAACCGGGCGACGGCGCGAAAATCGTGTTCAGCTCCCTGAACCACACCCGCCTCTCCGCAGCGGCCGGCGGCGTGGGACTGGCCCAGGCCTGTCTGGATGTGGCCACAAAATACTGCACCGACCGCAAGCAGTTTGGCAAGTCCATCGGCGCTTTCCAGATGAATCAGGATATGCTGGCCCAGATGGCCACCGAAGTCGAAGCCGCACGGTTCCTGGTTTACAGGGCCGCCGTTGCCAAGGATGAGGGACGGCTGAACAACGGTCTGGACGTGGCAATGGCCAAATATTTCTCAGGCGAGACCGCCAACAAGTGCGCCAATTTCGCCATGAGAATTCTGGGTGCCTACGGTTACTCCACCGAATATCCCGTGGCCCGGTATTACCGGGATGTCCCCACCTACTATATGGTGGAAGGCTCGGCCAATATCTGCAAGATGATCATCGCAACGGATCAGCTCGGTATCCGCAAGGCCAACCGGTAA
- a CDS encoding DUF1850 domain-containing protein, producing the protein MKICIHIIVIACILRAGVAAGEIPRSPRLVVRDYETGKALLNLPVRYEQQFTIRYIHSVDISPVFEVFRIDEKKGFVLEETYFRMFGAGMGHWEGHGRLTYDGQWTRIRDMNYPVGSFILRVGSKGVDHTLILGNRSVNLSEMAEGRRVEVLCAGQQGAASDRHLSGDNSCGKADEPGNYHITHRYVR; encoded by the coding sequence ATGAAAATCTGTATCCACATAATTGTGATCGCCTGTATCCTTCGGGCCGGAGTGGCTGCGGGAGAGATACCCCGTTCCCCCCGCCTTGTTGTTCGTGATTACGAAACCGGAAAAGCCCTCCTCAATCTGCCCGTCCGGTATGAACAGCAGTTTACGATCCGATACATCCATTCCGTGGATATCTCGCCCGTATTCGAGGTGTTTCGGATCGATGAAAAGAAAGGTTTTGTGCTGGAGGAAACCTATTTTCGCATGTTCGGGGCAGGCATGGGTCACTGGGAGGGGCACGGCAGGTTAACCTATGACGGGCAATGGACCCGGATCAGGGATATGAACTATCCGGTGGGAAGTTTTATTCTAAGAGTCGGCTCCAAGGGCGTTGATCACACCCTGATCCTGGGGAACCGGTCGGTGAATCTTTCAGAAATGGCCGAAGGCCGACGGGTGGAAGTCCTCTGCGCCGGACAGCAGGGGGCGGCTTCCGATCGGCATCTTTCCGGAGATAACTCCTGTGGCAAAGCCGATGAACCGGGCAATTACCATATAACCCATCGTTATGTGAGGTAA
- a CDS encoding TAXI family TRAP transporter solute-binding subunit → MKKTSACIIIVIAVTLLFSVPFTGTCLAKNRFVSIGTGGTGGVYYPYGGGVAEIWNKYVDGVKAVAEVTGASVENTKLCHKGETLFGAIMSDVAYQAYQGTGKFEGKPKKILGMFVMYPNVFHMVAPKKLGMKDIGEIKGKKVSVGAPGSGTEFMSRLVLEQALGLDYEQFNPFRLSFTETANALKDNTVDVGIWAVAPPTSSIMDLATTHDIMILPFTEAQVRKITEKFPFYSGYTLPANLYKGQETDVYTPSVWNTFICNAELDEELVYKLTKAVFEHQAYLISIHPFAKNTTPENTVKHSVIPLHPGSVKYLKEKGLTVPENLIAK, encoded by the coding sequence ATGAAAAAGACTTCCGCATGCATTATCATAGTCATTGCCGTCACCCTTCTCTTCAGCGTTCCGTTCACAGGGACGTGCCTGGCAAAAAACAGGTTTGTCTCCATCGGAACCGGAGGCACGGGCGGTGTCTACTATCCTTACGGCGGCGGGGTGGCCGAAATCTGGAACAAGTATGTGGACGGGGTAAAAGCGGTGGCAGAAGTCACCGGCGCTTCGGTCGAAAACACCAAGCTCTGTCATAAGGGGGAAACCCTGTTCGGCGCCATCATGAGCGACGTGGCCTATCAGGCATACCAGGGTACGGGCAAATTTGAGGGAAAGCCCAAGAAAATTCTCGGCATGTTTGTCATGTATCCCAATGTATTCCATATGGTGGCCCCAAAGAAGCTTGGGATGAAAGATATTGGGGAGATAAAAGGCAAAAAGGTTTCCGTGGGCGCGCCCGGCAGTGGTACGGAGTTCATGAGCAGGCTGGTTCTGGAGCAAGCTCTGGGCCTTGACTACGAACAGTTTAACCCGTTCCGTCTCTCCTTTACCGAGACGGCCAATGCCCTCAAAGACAACACGGTTGATGTGGGTATCTGGGCCGTTGCCCCCCCGACCTCCTCCATCATGGACCTTGCCACCACCCACGACATTATGATCCTTCCCTTCACCGAAGCCCAGGTCAGAAAAATTACGGAGAAATTTCCTTTTTACTCCGGCTACACCCTTCCGGCCAATCTATACAAGGGGCAGGAAACAGATGTTTACACGCCGTCCGTGTGGAATACCTTCATCTGCAATGCCGAGCTGGACGAAGAGCTGGTTTACAAACTGACCAAAGCCGTGTTCGAGCATCAGGCATATCTCATCAGCATCCACCCCTTTGCCAAAAACACGACACCTGAAAATACCGTAAAGCATTCTGTTATTCCCCTCCATCCGGGCTCGGTCAAATATCTGAAGGAAAAAGGGCTGACGGTTCCCGAAAATCTGATCGCCAAATAA
- a CDS encoding carboxymuconolactone decarboxylase family protein: MSKSVTEKTKETAALYFKDVKDEKPYELWRAFDKGLARDLSLFITGQMYAREKIPHPTRQLVTVAALTVLSRPDELKLHIQAALNVGCTPQEVAEVIFQTAVYGGVPATNVALKTLKTVLEEKGMWPLGDSE, encoded by the coding sequence ATGAGCAAATCCGTGACCGAAAAAACCAAAGAGACCGCCGCGCTGTATTTCAAAGATGTGAAAGATGAAAAGCCCTATGAACTGTGGCGCGCCTTTGACAAGGGGCTTGCCAGGGATCTGTCCCTGTTCATCACCGGCCAGATGTACGCCAGGGAGAAAATTCCCCACCCGACCCGGCAACTGGTCACGGTGGCGGCCCTGACTGTGCTTTCCCGCCCGGACGAGCTGAAGCTTCACATCCAGGCAGCCCTGAACGTGGGGTGTACGCCGCAGGAGGTCGCGGAGGTGATTTTTCAGACCGCTGTCTACGGCGGGGTTCCGGCCACCAATGTGGCCCTGAAGACGCTGAAAACCGTGCTGGAAGAGAAAGGCATGTGGCCCCTTGGAGACAGCGAATAG
- a CDS encoding CaiB/BaiF CoA transferase family protein: MTENLKPLSDITVLDLSRVLAGPYCSMMLGDLGADIIKVERPGLGDDTRRWNPPDAGGEAAYYLCVNRNKRSLTVNMKTPEGQKIIRELAEKSDIVIENYKVGTLKKMGLDYESLKEINPGVIYCSITGFGQNGPYKDKPGYDFMIQGMGGVMSFTGEPEGDPMKVGVAIVDITSGLFACNAILAALRHREKTGTGQYIDIALLDSVVAWLANVGSNYLISGKVPERHGNGHPNIVPYEPFKTKDGTYFALAVGNDFQWKKFCDLAGLNGVSEDPRFVNNAVRVKNRKELSPIIARKMLDRTSEEWIAALDELKIPCGPINSLDKVFSDPHVLARKMVADVPHPTAGSFKMVASPMKLSETPCDIRRHPPLLGEHTDEVLDEVLGYSEAQVAALREGGVI, encoded by the coding sequence ATGACAGAAAATCTGAAACCGTTGAGCGATATTACGGTATTGGATCTTTCGCGCGTTCTGGCCGGGCCGTACTGCTCAATGATGCTCGGCGATCTGGGCGCGGATATTATCAAAGTGGAACGTCCCGGCCTGGGAGATGACACCCGGCGCTGGAATCCGCCGGACGCCGGCGGTGAGGCCGCCTATTATCTGTGCGTCAACCGGAACAAGCGCAGCCTGACCGTGAACATGAAAACCCCCGAAGGTCAGAAGATTATCCGGGAGCTTGCCGAAAAAAGCGATATCGTCATTGAAAATTACAAGGTGGGCACCCTTAAAAAGATGGGGCTGGATTACGAAAGCCTGAAAGAGATCAATCCCGGAGTGATCTACTGCTCCATCACCGGGTTCGGCCAGAACGGGCCGTACAAGGACAAACCCGGATACGACTTCATGATTCAGGGCATGGGCGGGGTGATGAGCTTCACGGGTGAGCCGGAGGGCGATCCCATGAAAGTGGGGGTTGCCATTGTGGATATCACCTCCGGCCTGTTTGCCTGCAACGCCATTCTGGCGGCCCTGCGCCACCGGGAAAAGACCGGCACGGGCCAGTACATCGACATCGCCCTGCTCGACTCGGTCGTGGCCTGGCTGGCCAATGTGGGCAGCAACTACCTCATCTCCGGCAAAGTGCCCGAACGGCACGGCAACGGCCATCCCAATATCGTGCCCTACGAGCCGTTCAAAACCAAAGACGGCACCTATTTTGCGCTGGCCGTGGGCAATGACTTTCAGTGGAAAAAGTTCTGCGATCTGGCCGGGCTGAACGGTGTGTCCGAAGACCCCAGGTTTGTCAACAATGCGGTCCGCGTGAAAAACCGGAAGGAACTGAGTCCCATCATCGCCAGGAAGATGCTCGACCGGACATCGGAAGAGTGGATTGCGGCGCTGGACGAGCTGAAGATTCCCTGCGGCCCTATCAACTCCCTGGACAAGGTTTTCTCCGATCCCCATGTGCTGGCCCGGAAAATGGTGGCCGACGTGCCCCACCCCACGGCCGGCAGTTTCAAGATGGTGGCCAGCCCCATGAAGCTGTCCGAAACCCCCTGCGATATCCGGCGTCATCCGCCGCTGCTGGGTGAGCATACGGACGAGGTACTTGACGAAGTTCTGGGGTACAGTGAGGCGCAGGTTGCCGCCCTCCGCGAAGGCGGCGTGATCTGA